The genomic segment TTGCTCTGGCGACGGTGCTTTACCTGTTTCAAGGCGGGCTCGATCTCGTGCGGAGCAGGATTAGCTCCCGGGTCGGTCGGTATTTCGATGAAAGTCTCGGCATTCGCATCTTCGATGCGCTTGTTCGCTTGCCTTTGAAGACCAGAGCGGATGGCGACGGCCTGCAGCCGGTGCGGGACCTCGATCAGGTCCGCAGCTTCCTGTCGAGCGGAGGGCCGACGGCGCTCTTCGATCTGCCCTGGATGCCGATCTATCTCGGCGTCTGCTTCTTCTTTCACTTCTGGATTGGCGTCACTGCGCTGGTTGGCGCGCTGGTGCTGGTCGGCATTACGATGCTCACGGAAACGCGTACCCGAGGCCCAGCGAAGGCGAGCTCGCGTCTCGCCGTTTCGCGAACTGCCCTCGCGCTCGAGGGACGGCGCAATGCCGAAGTTCTGCAGGCCATGGGCATGCGGCAACAAGCGGCCTTGCGTTGGCGGGATGTCAACGCGAAGTACCTCGCGGCCCATGAACGGGCCAGCGATGTCGCAAACGGACTCGGTGGTGCCTCGAAGATTTTCCGGGCGATCTTGCAATCGCTGGTTCTTGCCGTTGGCGCCGTCCTCGTCATCAACCAGGAATCGACGGCCGGCATCATCATTGCCGGATCGATCCTCACCGCGCGGGCCCTTGCGCCTGTCGAAATGGCCATTGCGAACTGGAAGGGATTCGTCGCCGCGCGACAATCGGGGCAACGGCTCGATCACTTGCTGAAGCTTCTGCCTCACGAGGAGGAGCGGTTGGCATTGCCTGCGCCTGTTGCAACCCTTACCGCCGAGAACCTCTATATCGGTGCTCCGAACTCCGAGAGACCCACTCTCAGCGAAGTGTCATTCCAGCTGCGGAGTGGGCAGGCGGTCGGAATCATCGGTCCGAGCGGATCCGGCAAGTCGACGCTGGCGCGTGCGCTGGTTGGGGTGTGGCCGTGTATTCGCGGCAGGATTCGGCTCGACAACGCCGCCCTCGAGCACTGGTCTTCGGACGCCCTCGGCAAGCACATCGGTTATCTGCCCCAGGACGTAGAATTGTTCGACGGCAGCATTGCGATGAACATTGCGCGCTTCGACCCGAACGCAACCGCCGCCGCTGTTCTGGAAGCCTCTCATGCCGCGGGCGCACACGAGCTCGTCCTCTCCCTGCCGGACGGGTACAGCACGAAGATCGGCGAGGGAGGGCTGGCGCTGTCGGCGGGGCAGCGGCAGCGTATCGGGCTTGCGCGCGCCTTTTACGGCAAACCCTTCCTGGTCGTGCTTGATGAGCCCTCTTCCAATCTCGATGCGGAGGGCGAGGAGGCCCTTACCGAGGCGATCCTGAACGTGCGACGCCGCGGAGGGATCGTGGCCGTTGTCGCGCATCGGCCGAAGGCGCTGGAAGGTGTGGACCATGTCTTGTGCCTCGGCGAAGGCAGAGTTCAGTCCTTCGGCAAGCGAGAGGAGGTTCTCAAGAGAGTGTTGCGGAATCCGGTACCGCTCAAGGTCGTCGCGGAAGCTCAAGGAGGCGGCCGATGAACGGTCAGGTAGCGCCGGCGTTGCAGTCGATCCAACGTTACATGATCGTCGGAATGATCATGCTCGCTCTGGTGACCTTTGGGGTCGGCGGCTGGGCGACGACGACCCAGTTGTCTGGCGCGGTCATCGCTCAGGGCGTGGTCGTGGTGGATTCGAGCGTCAAGAAGGTCCAGCACGCCACTGGCGGAATTGTGGGAGAACTGCGTGTGCGCCAGGGCGATCGGGTTAATGCAGGCGACGTTTTGATCCGCCTCGACCAGACGCAGACGCTCGC from the Bradyrhizobium sp. WBAH42 genome contains:
- a CDS encoding type I secretion system permease/ATPase — translated: MIDFGWRGVFPPPANLYRIPLLHISALWTAGRQRAENAQLQTPQLIGWAKDLLEAVRQRIFAGRPRPEDHYDESQSELSAFLRSCRRIFWALAAFSGMSNLLMLTGSFFMLQVYDRVLPGRSIPTLIALIALATVLYLFQGGLDLVRSRISSRVGRYFDESLGIRIFDALVRLPLKTRADGDGLQPVRDLDQVRSFLSSGGPTALFDLPWMPIYLGVCFFFHFWIGVTALVGALVLVGITMLTETRTRGPAKASSRLAVSRTALALEGRRNAEVLQAMGMRQQAALRWRDVNAKYLAAHERASDVANGLGGASKIFRAILQSLVLAVGAVLVINQESTAGIIIAGSILTARALAPVEMAIANWKGFVAARQSGQRLDHLLKLLPHEEERLALPAPVATLTAENLYIGAPNSERPTLSEVSFQLRSGQAVGIIGPSGSGKSTLARALVGVWPCIRGRIRLDNAALEHWSSDALGKHIGYLPQDVELFDGSIAMNIARFDPNATAAAVLEASHAAGAHELVLSLPDGYSTKIGEGGLALSAGQRQRIGLARAFYGKPFLVVLDEPSSNLDAEGEEALTEAILNVRRRGGIVAVVAHRPKALEGVDHVLCLGEGRVQSFGKREEVLKRVLRNPVPLKVVAEAQGGGR